GAGCGGGCCCGCTGGGCGCACTACGGTTCGGCTACGTTGCGCGGCCGCACGCAGCCCACCGAAATGTCGATGCCGATCACCGAGCCTGCGACCTGGGGTGACCCGGCTGCTGGGCACATGCCAGACTCCGAGCATGGCTTATGACATCGCCCGTCCGCAGATGGAAGGGAACATCGCCGTCGGCGAGGACCGTCAGCTCGGGTTCGCCGAATTCGGTGCCCCACAGGGCCGGGCGATGTTCTGGTTGCATGGCACGCCCGGCGCCCGCCGGCAGATTCCCGTCGAGGCACGGCTGTATGCCACCGAAGCCAACATCCGCCTGATCGGGGTGGACCGGCCCGGCATCGGTTCCTCGACCCCCTTCCAGTACGAGACGGTCTCTCAGTTCGCCGACGACCTGCGCACCGTTGCCGACACGCTCGGGATCGAAAAGATGGCGGTCATCGGACTCTCCGGCGGGGGCCCGTACACGCTGGCATGCGCGGCGGCCATGCCCAAGCGGGTGGTGGCGGCCGGCGTTCTGGGCGGCGTCGCCCCGGCGGTGGGCCCCGAGGCCATCGACAGCAATCTGATGCGGCTGGCCCGGCTCGCCGAGCCGGTACTCGACCACGCCGGGCGACCGATCAGCCTGCTGGCCGCCGGCCTGATTCGGATGGTCCGCCCAGTGGCCTCGCCGGCGTTGGAGCTCTACGCGCGGCTCTCCCCCGAGGGCGACCGCGAGATGCTGTCTCGCCCGGAGTTTAAGGCGATGTTCCTCGATGACCTGCTCAACGGTTCCCGCAAGCAACTCGCCGCGCCGATCGCCGATGCCATCTTGTTCGCCCGGCCGTGGGGTTTCCGGCTCGCCGATGTGAAGGTGCCGGTGCACTGGTGGCACGGCGACGCCGACCACATCGTCCCGTTCTCGCACGGCAAGCACGCGGTGGCGCTGCTACCCGATGCCCGGCTCTACCCGATTCCCGGGGAGAGCCATCTGGCCGGATTGGGCCGCGCCGAAGAGATTCTGTGCACTTTGCTTCAGGCCTGGGACGAGGCGGGCGAGCCGACGTCATGACCGCGCCGCAATCGATCCGGGAGTTGTTCGACCAACTCGGTCTGCAAGAGGTGCCGTCGGCCGACGGCACGCTGACCCTGCAGATGCCGGTCGACGAGCGGGTGGTCAACACTTCTGGGGGGCTGCAGGGCGGATTGATCGCCACTATGGCCGACGTGGCGGCCGGTCAGCTCGCCGCGCGCAGCACCCAGTTCGGCAACGGCATTGCCACGACGGATCTGTTCATCCGCTACCTGCGGCCGATCAAGGTCGGGCCGGCCCGGGCCGTCGCGTCCATCCTGCGCACCGGCCGCCGTTCGGTGGTGGCCCAGGTCGACATCTACCGAGGCGACGACGATCAGCTGGCCGCCACCGCGACGGTGAACTTCGCCGCCATCGAGCTGCCTGGCTGAACTCGCTCATGTCGGTAGTGCTGGTACACGGAAACCCGGAATCGGATGCGATCTGGGACCCACTGGTCGATGCCCTCGACCGTCGAGATGTCGTACGGCTGTCACCGCCCGGATTCGGTTCCCCACTGCCCCAACATTTCTCAGCGAGCTATGTGGCCTACCGCGACTGGCTCGAACGCGAGATCGAAGCCCTCGGCGGCCCCGACGAGCCGATCGACCTTGTCGGGCACGACTGGGGCGGCGTCCATGTCGTCAATCTGGCGATGCATCGCCCCGAGCTGGTGCGCAGTTGGACCACCGACATCATCGGTGTGTTCGACCCGGACTACGTCTGGCCCGAGACCGCCCAGATCTGGCGGACCCCCGGAAAGGGCGAGCGGCTGGTCGCGAACATGCTCGGGGGCACAGTGGAAGACCGAACCGCGCTGTGGTCGGCCACGCTGCCGACAGACATCGCCAAATCGATGGCGCAGGCTCAGGGTCCGGAGATGGGAAGGGCAACCCTGCTGCTGTACCGCTCGGTGGAAGGCCCCGGCGCTATGGCACAGACCGGCGGCGGGCTGGAGCGCGCACGTGCCCGTCCAGGCCTGTCCCTGCGGGCCACCGGCGACCCTTATGTCGGGTCCGAGGAGATCCGGCGACGCGCGGCGCAGCAGGCCGGCGCGCATACCGAAGTGCTCGACGGGCTTGGCCACTGGTGGATGACCCAGGATCCGGTGCGCGGCGCGGCCGCGCTCACATCTTTCTGGGCATCCGTCACCGAATCTCGGTGACTCAGTTCGGCGTGGTCAGCCGACTCTCGATGAAGTGCGGCAACCGAAACCGCCGGGGCGCGTGCACGATCGGTGAGTCCTGCGGCGCTCCGCCGTTCTGGGCGGCGGTGTAAGCCGCGGAGTTACCGGTGACGTGCAGCACCTGGCCGCGCCAGGTGATGTCGGCCTCCCGATAGGCCTCCACCAGAGCCCGCTCCAGCAGCTCGTCGGCCTCGGCGATCGACAACGCGGCCAACTCGACGAATTCCCCGTCGCGGGCATCGAGTTTGAGCGTCGTGGGGCCGGTTTCCACCAGGTCGCAGTTGGCCCGGATGCTCAGTTCGGCGTTGGACCGCGCCAACCCGGCCAGCGCGTAGGCGGCTAGCAGGACACGGCCCGCCTCATCGCCGGCGGGACCGCAGTCGAACCGCAGTTGCCGCAGCGCGGCGAAGCTGAGCACCTGGGTGCGAATAATCCGGCTGCAGCACACGCCGGTGTCGGTCAGCGCACGGGAATCCGCCGATGCACCGTCGACGAGTACGCCGATGATCTCACCGGACAGCACTCCGCGGAAACGGCTTTGACCGGTCCCGAGGGCTGCGTCGATCGCACCGAAGATCAGACTGCCGGGGCTCAGTTCCAGCAGCGCGCGAGCGTTGTCCGGTGTGCTTTCGCGGGCCACTCGGTAGGCGGGGTGTGCGATCGCGGGCTTGCCGTCGATGGATCCGGTGAGAAAGTGCCCGTCGAAAATGCGTTGCGGCAGTTCGAGATCGGTGTAGACCAACCGGCCGCCCTCGTAGGAGACCTCCATCCGCGGTACCCGGCTCAGCAGCGGATGCTGCGCGTGGATGCCCTGCAAGATCGCGGCTTCCACGCGCTGGACCTGGCTCTGGTTGTCATCGATGAGCACCGTCGCCGTCGGTTCCCCGTCGATCAGCCGGGTCTCGACGGCCGACGCTGAACGCCCGGCACGCGGAGCCGGGCTGACCGCGGCGTGCGGTCCCCCGGCCGGCGCCAGCTCGGTGGACACGGTCAGGGTGCTGCCGCCGCCGGCCTGGCAGGCGGCGGTGAGCTGCGGAAAGGAAAGTTTGGACAAAGCGATCAACCTTTCTGGTCCACCGAGTGTGGCACAGGCGTCCGGTCCAGGTCCGGCTCGAGATAGATGACCAGCGCCGCGGGCACAGCCGCGCGGATATTGGCTTCGGCGGCATCGATGGTGGCCGCTACGCCGGCCAGGTCGAGGCTCGGAACCACGGCGATCTTGGCCCCCACCAGCATCTCGTCCGGGCCCAGGTACTGGGTACGGATGTGGATCAGGCGGGTGACGTTCTTCGTTCCCTCCAGCGCCGCACGAATGGCCTGATCCTCGGCGGCCGTCGCGCCCTCGCCGATCAGCAGGCTGTGCATCTCCACCATCAGGAAGACGGCGACCGCCCCCAGCAGTGCACTGATACCCAGGGTTCCCACGCCGTCCCACACCGGGTTTCCGGTGACCACGCTCAGCCCGACCCCGATCAGCGCCAGTGCCAGGCCGATCAGCGCCGCGGTGTCCTCGAGCAGCACCACCGGCAGCTCCGGATTGCGAGAGGTGCGCAGGAACCGCCACCAGCTGCCCTCGCCCTTGAGCGGGCGCGACTCGCGTATTGCGGTGCGAAAACTGTAGGTCTCCAAGCCGATAGCCACCAGCAGGATCGCGATCGCGACCAGCGGCGAACTCAGCTCGACCGGATGACGAACCTTCTCGTAGCCCTCGTACAGCGCGAACATCGAGCCCAGGCTGAACAGCACCAGCGCTACCACGAACGACCAGAAGTAGCGGCTGCGGCCGTGCCCGAAGGGGTGCAACGCATCGGGTGCCTTGGCGGCGGCGCGCTGGCCGAACAACAGCAGCGCCTGGTTGGAGGTGTCGACCACCGAGTGCACTGCCTCGGCGAGCATGGCGGCGCTACCGGTGATCACGTAACCGGTGAACTTCGCCACCGCGATCCCGCCGTTGGCCGTCAAGGCCGCGAGGATGGCCTTGGTACTACCCGAGGACGACACTCACAGCCCTATCGTCGCCCGGAACAGGGCGGCTGGCTTTTGGGCGAGCAGCCGGATCGGCCCGTCGTCGCTGGGCACCCAGGCCGACTCGCCTCGGTGCAGCGTCAAGGTCTTGGACTTGGCGTGCACGGTGATTGATCCCTCGGTGCACAGCAGAATCTGCGGACCGTCGTGGCGCGCCGGCGCGTCCACCTCGTGGCCGAGGTGGGTGCCGTCGAGCGTCAGACGCGACAGCGCGAATTCCTCGGCGGGTGTCTGGTAGACCACCTCGAGTCCCTCGATATAGGTGGCCGGCCGCAGCGCCTCCTCAGTGGTGGGGGTGAAATCCAGCACCCGCAACAACTCGGGGACGTCAACGTGCTTGGGGGTCAGTCCCCCACGCAGCACGTTGTCGGAGTTGGCCATCACCTCCAGGCCTACGCCATGTAGGTAGGTGTGGAGGTTCCCGGCCGATACGAAGATGGCCTCCCCCGGCGCCAGGCTGATCCGGTTGAGCAGCAGCGAAGCCAGGACACCGGCATCCCCGGGATACCGCTCCCCCAGTTCGAGCACCGTCTTGGCCTCGGCAGAGAACTCGCCGGCCTCAGAACTGAGGTACTGGATGGCCCCTTCCAGCACGGCGGGCACCAACACGTCCAGATCGGGTTGGGGCGCGGTGATCCACGTGGTGAACAGCGCTCGCAGTCCGTCGGCGTCGGACTGCACATCGGACTGACCGTTGCCGGCCTCGCCGCCGAGCAGGTCGATGAACGGGTCCAGGTCGGATACCGCCAGCGCCCTCAGCAGCTCGATGGTGCGCGCCACCGGCCGGAAGCCGGCCAGCGCTTCGAAGGGCTGCAGCGCCACCAGCAGTTCGGGTTTGTGACTGGTGTCGCGGTAGTTGCGGATCGGCGAGGACACCGGGACCCCGAGCCGCTCCTCGCGCTCGTAGCCCTCGATCGCCTGCATTGCGCTGGGGTGGGCCTGCAGCGACAGCGGCTCGTCGGCGGCCAGCACCTTGACCAAAAACGGCAGCCGGTCACCGAAGCGTGCCTGAGCCACCGGGCCCAGTTGGCCCTCCGGGTCGTGGGTCAGAACGTTGAGCAACGACACCTCGCCGGTGTCGGTCTCCAGGCAGGCCGGATCCCCCGGATGTGCGCCCAGCCAAAGCTCGGCCTCCGGATGCGCCGCCGGAACGGGTCGACCGGTGAACTCGGCGATAGCGGTCCTCGAGCCCCAGGCGTAGGTCCGTATCGCACCACGTAGTTGTTCCACTGTTCCCGTCAACCCCGCAAAAGTCTCACGTAGGCGGCGGCCATCTCCAACCGCACGGCCAACACCGCAAGCTGCTGTTCGGCCCGGGCCGGTCCGCTCGGCGACGGTCCCCCCACCGGCACAGCCGGGCTCGCGGTTTCCTCCGAGGCACCCGGCGTCACCGGCACATCCCCGGCTGCGATCAGCTCGACATCGGGTAGGCCGTTGATGCGGGCCGCCACCACCGTGCGTTCGGCGGCCAGCGTCAGGGCCAGCACCCGCAGCCGGTCGGCGGCCGGGCCGTCGATCTGGTCGTCGTGAAAGATGTCGGCGACGTCGCGGCCATCGGCGGATCGCGCCCGCAGCACGCTCACCGCGTCGGCCAGCCCGGTCGCTGCCACTGTGGTCCGACCGATCCGCAGCATCGCCGCGCTGCCGTGCCGCGCCAGCGCCAGGGTCGCCGCGCAGTCACCGGCCAACGCGACGTCGCGGCCCACGATGCGGTCCGCCAGCATCTTCGCCGGGTTGGTGAACAGCTCACGCGCGGCACTGTTGCGCAGCGCCTCGGCGTCGAGCTCGTCGGCCAGCGCCCCCAAGTCGATCTGCGCGGCCGCGCCCTCCAGGGCGTCCATGATGGCCAGCCCGGCGGCCAGGTAGCGCGGCAGGCCGAACTCCGCCGAGACGGCGATTCGCGGTTCCAGCACGGTGACGCGGCCGGCGGTGGCGTCACGCAGGGGCCCCTCGTAGGGTGCGACCACCACGACCCGCGCGCCGCGACGTACCCCGGCCGCGGCCGCGGCGACCAGCGCCGGGTCGCCCGGGTCGTCGCCCGCGACGATCAGGACGTCCAGCGATCCGATCCAGGACGGGACCTCTGCCGCGAGCACCAGCGGTGCGCGCGCCGAGTCGCCGCGGGTGGCGGCCAACAGGCTGCCGGCCGTGGCCGCGGTGCCGCGGGTGGACAGCCAGATGATCGTCCGCGGCGGGTAGTCAGGGCTCTCGCTGCGCACGGCATCCAAGGCGCCCTCATCGACCGTCGCGGCGGTAGCGCGGACCTGCGCGCCGGCCATCGATGCGGCCCACAGTGCGCCGTCGCGGTCAGCCGCCAGCAGGGCCTCGGTGTCATCGAGGTCGACGGTGGAGAAGGAGCCGGAGAACGCGGTCAC
The window above is part of the Mycolicibacter sp. MU0102 genome. Proteins encoded here:
- a CDS encoding cation diffusion facilitator family transporter — its product is MSSSGSTKAILAALTANGGIAVAKFTGYVITGSAAMLAEAVHSVVDTSNQALLLFGQRAAAKAPDALHPFGHGRSRYFWSFVVALVLFSLGSMFALYEGYEKVRHPVELSSPLVAIAILLVAIGLETYSFRTAIRESRPLKGEGSWWRFLRTSRNPELPVVLLEDTAALIGLALALIGVGLSVVTGNPVWDGVGTLGISALLGAVAVFLMVEMHSLLIGEGATAAEDQAIRAALEGTKNVTRLIHIRTQYLGPDEMLVGAKIAVVPSLDLAGVAATIDAAEANIRAAVPAALVIYLEPDLDRTPVPHSVDQKG
- a CDS encoding alpha/beta fold hydrolase, whose translation is MSVVLVHGNPESDAIWDPLVDALDRRDVVRLSPPGFGSPLPQHFSASYVAYRDWLEREIEALGGPDEPIDLVGHDWGGVHVVNLAMHRPELVRSWTTDIIGVFDPDYVWPETAQIWRTPGKGERLVANMLGGTVEDRTALWSATLPTDIAKSMAQAQGPEMGRATLLLYRSVEGPGAMAQTGGGLERARARPGLSLRATGDPYVGSEEIRRRAAQQAGAHTEVLDGLGHWWMTQDPVRGAAALTSFWASVTESR
- a CDS encoding TobH protein; translated protein: MTAFSGSFSTVDLDDTEALLAADRDGALWAASMAGAQVRATAATVDEGALDAVRSESPDYPPRTIIWLSTRGTAATAGSLLAATRGDSARAPLVLAAEVPSWIGSLDVLIVAGDDPGDPALVAAAAAGVRRGARVVVVAPYEGPLRDATAGRVTVLEPRIAVSAEFGLPRYLAAGLAIMDALEGAAAQIDLGALADELDAEALRNSAARELFTNPAKMLADRIVGRDVALAGDCAATLALARHGSAAMLRIGRTTVAATGLADAVSVLRARSADGRDVADIFHDDQIDGPAADRLRVLALTLAAERTVVAARINGLPDVELIAAGDVPVTPGASEETASPAVPVGGPSPSGPARAEQQLAVLAVRLEMAAAYVRLLRG
- a CDS encoding alpha/beta fold hydrolase; this translates as MAYDIARPQMEGNIAVGEDRQLGFAEFGAPQGRAMFWLHGTPGARRQIPVEARLYATEANIRLIGVDRPGIGSSTPFQYETVSQFADDLRTVADTLGIEKMAVIGLSGGGPYTLACAAAMPKRVVAAGVLGGVAPAVGPEAIDSNLMRLARLAEPVLDHAGRPISLLAAGLIRMVRPVASPALELYARLSPEGDREMLSRPEFKAMFLDDLLNGSRKQLAAPIADAILFARPWGFRLADVKVPVHWWHGDADHIVPFSHGKHAVALLPDARLYPIPGESHLAGLGRAEEILCTLLQAWDEAGEPTS
- the manA gene encoding mannose-6-phosphate isomerase, class I — encoded protein: MEQLRGAIRTYAWGSRTAIAEFTGRPVPAAHPEAELWLGAHPGDPACLETDTGEVSLLNVLTHDPEGQLGPVAQARFGDRLPFLVKVLAADEPLSLQAHPSAMQAIEGYEREERLGVPVSSPIRNYRDTSHKPELLVALQPFEALAGFRPVARTIELLRALAVSDLDPFIDLLGGEAGNGQSDVQSDADGLRALFTTWITAPQPDLDVLVPAVLEGAIQYLSSEAGEFSAEAKTVLELGERYPGDAGVLASLLLNRISLAPGEAIFVSAGNLHTYLHGVGLEVMANSDNVLRGGLTPKHVDVPELLRVLDFTPTTEEALRPATYIEGLEVVYQTPAEEFALSRLTLDGTHLGHEVDAPARHDGPQILLCTEGSITVHAKSKTLTLHRGESAWVPSDDGPIRLLAQKPAALFRATIGL
- a CDS encoding type I-U CRISPR-associated protein Cas7, with the translated sequence MSKLSFPQLTAACQAGGGSTLTVSTELAPAGGPHAAVSPAPRAGRSASAVETRLIDGEPTATVLIDDNQSQVQRVEAAILQGIHAQHPLLSRVPRMEVSYEGGRLVYTDLELPQRIFDGHFLTGSIDGKPAIAHPAYRVARESTPDNARALLELSPGSLIFGAIDAALGTGQSRFRGVLSGEIIGVLVDGASADSRALTDTGVCCSRIIRTQVLSFAALRQLRFDCGPAGDEAGRVLLAAYALAGLARSNAELSIRANCDLVETGPTTLKLDARDGEFVELAALSIAEADELLERALVEAYREADITWRGQVLHVTGNSAAYTAAQNGGAPQDSPIVHAPRRFRLPHFIESRLTTPN
- a CDS encoding PaaI family thioesterase, whose product is MTAPQSIRELFDQLGLQEVPSADGTLTLQMPVDERVVNTSGGLQGGLIATMADVAAGQLAARSTQFGNGIATTDLFIRYLRPIKVGPARAVASILRTGRRSVVAQVDIYRGDDDQLAATATVNFAAIELPG